In [Leptolyngbya] sp. PCC 7376, a genomic segment contains:
- a CDS encoding branched-chain amino acid ABC transporter permease — MAAFLSTYGYLIVSTLLGAMLGMSVYLPLMTGQLSLATPGFYALGGYIAAVLSTTVIPFEGSWFPVPWLLVEMLVAGVASGILAVILGIPVLRLRGIYLAIATIAFVEILRVLSLNLEITGGAVGIFAIPQPFGSPLDYLWIVLPLLILVGVLVWRLENTKVGRAFNAIREDELAANAMGINPTYYKVLSFVLGAILAGIVGAIAAHFLNTWNARQGTFDASITYLAFVLIGGSRSFLGPILGGIILTALPEVLRGLGDARLIFFGLLLVLGTIFYPQGLITPELLRRWLPARLRSKI, encoded by the coding sequence TTGGGCATGTCTGTGTATTTGCCGTTGATGACTGGGCAACTTTCTCTGGCAACGCCGGGTTTTTATGCGTTGGGTGGTTATATTGCCGCTGTACTCTCGACCACAGTAATTCCGTTTGAAGGGAGCTGGTTTCCCGTGCCTTGGCTGCTCGTCGAAATGTTAGTGGCCGGTGTCGCTTCGGGGATTCTCGCGGTAATTTTAGGGATTCCGGTCTTGAGATTACGGGGGATTTATCTGGCGATCGCCACCATTGCATTTGTCGAAATTTTGCGCGTTTTATCTCTCAATTTAGAGATTACGGGTGGTGCAGTAGGCATCTTCGCGATCCCGCAACCATTTGGCAGTCCGCTGGATTATCTCTGGATTGTGTTGCCGCTGTTGATACTCGTTGGTGTGTTGGTTTGGCGACTAGAAAATACGAAAGTTGGCCGCGCCTTTAATGCCATTCGCGAAGATGAACTCGCTGCCAATGCGATGGGAATTAATCCTACCTACTACAAAGTTTTATCGTTTGTGCTGGGAGCAATTCTCGCCGGAATCGTTGGGGCGATCGCCGCGCACTTTCTCAATACTTGGAATGCCCGTCAGGGAACGTTTGATGCCAGTATCACCTATTTGGCTTTTGTACTCATTGGTGGTTCTCGCAGCTTTTTGGGGCCAATCCTCGGCGGTATTATTCTCACCGCATTGCCGGAAGTTTTGAGAGGTTTAGGTGATGCACGCCTCATCTTTTTTGGCTTACTGTTGGTGCTCGGAACGATTTTTTATCCCCAAGGTTTAATCACCCCAGAGTTATTGCGTCGTTGGTTGCCTGCTCGTCTACGCTCGAAAATCTAG